Proteins from a single region of Mycobacteriales bacterium:
- the ettA gene encoding energy-dependent translational throttle protein EttA produces the protein MAQFIYTMQKVRKAHGDKVILDDVTLAFLPGAKIGVVGPNGAGKSTVLRIMAGLDHPSNGDAKLSDGYTVGLLSQDPALDETKDVRGNVEDAVAEKRSWARRFDEISEQLGEADPDTMEKLLAEMGELQEKLDHYEVWELDAQLDLAMDALRLPAGDADVSVLSGGERRRVALCKLLLEQPDLLLLDEPTNHLDAESVLWLEQHLEKYPGTVLAVTHDRYFMDNVAQWILEIDRGRCYPYEGNYTTYLETKSSRIKLEGQKDAKRKKELERELEWVRSNPKARQAKSKARLSRYEELAAEAEKAKPYDPESINIPPGPRLGSTVIEAKGLVKGFDDRVLIDDLSFSLPPGGIIGIIGPNGVGKTTLFKTVIGEEQPDAGEVRIGPTVQISYVDQSRSGLDPAKSVWEVVSDGLDHIKVGAREMPSRAYVGAFGFKGPDQQKPVGVLSGGEKNRLNLALTLKAGGNVLLLDEPTNDLDVETLRSLEDALLEFPGCAVVISHDRWFLDRVATHMLAWEGTEEEPARWFWFEGNFADYERNKVERLGPEAARPHRVTYRKLVRD, from the coding sequence ATGGCGCAGTTCATCTACACGATGCAGAAGGTGCGCAAGGCGCACGGCGACAAGGTCATCCTCGACGACGTCACGCTGGCGTTCCTGCCCGGCGCGAAGATCGGCGTCGTCGGCCCGAACGGCGCCGGCAAGTCGACCGTTCTCCGGATCATGGCCGGGCTGGACCACCCGTCGAACGGCGACGCGAAGCTCTCCGACGGCTACACCGTCGGCCTGCTCTCCCAGGACCCCGCGCTGGACGAGACCAAGGACGTCCGCGGCAACGTCGAGGACGCCGTCGCCGAGAAGCGTTCGTGGGCCAGGCGGTTCGACGAGATCAGCGAGCAGCTCGGCGAGGCCGACCCCGACACCATGGAGAAGCTCCTCGCCGAGATGGGCGAGCTCCAGGAGAAGCTCGACCACTACGAGGTGTGGGAGCTCGACGCGCAGCTCGACCTCGCGATGGACGCGCTGCGGCTGCCGGCCGGCGACGCCGACGTCTCCGTCCTCTCCGGCGGCGAGCGCCGCCGCGTCGCCCTCTGCAAGCTGCTGCTCGAGCAGCCCGACCTGCTGCTGCTGGACGAGCCCACCAACCACCTCGACGCCGAGTCGGTCCTCTGGCTCGAGCAGCACCTCGAGAAGTACCCGGGCACCGTCCTCGCCGTCACCCACGACCGGTACTTCATGGACAACGTCGCCCAGTGGATCCTCGAGATCGACCGCGGCCGCTGCTACCCCTACGAGGGCAACTACACGACGTACCTCGAGACCAAGTCCTCGCGCATCAAGCTCGAGGGCCAGAAGGACGCCAAGCGCAAGAAGGAGCTCGAACGCGAGCTCGAGTGGGTGCGTTCCAACCCGAAGGCCCGGCAGGCCAAGAGCAAGGCCCGCCTCTCCCGCTACGAGGAGCTCGCCGCCGAGGCCGAGAAGGCGAAGCCGTACGACCCCGAGTCCATCAACATCCCGCCCGGCCCCCGCCTCGGCTCCACCGTCATCGAGGCCAAGGGGCTGGTGAAGGGCTTCGACGACCGCGTCCTCATCGACGACCTGTCGTTCTCGCTGCCGCCCGGCGGCATCATCGGCATCATCGGCCCCAACGGCGTCGGCAAGACCACGCTGTTCAAGACCGTCATCGGCGAGGAGCAGCCCGACGCCGGCGAGGTCCGCATCGGCCCCACCGTGCAGATCTCCTACGTCGACCAGTCCCGCTCCGGCCTCGACCCCGCCAAGAGCGTGTGGGAGGTCGTCTCCGACGGCCTCGACCACATCAAGGTCGGCGCCCGCGAGATGCCCTCTCGCGCCTACGTCGGCGCGTTCGGGTTCAAGGGCCCCGACCAGCAGAAGCCGGTCGGCGTCCTCTCCGGCGGCGAGAAGAACCGCCTCAACCTGGCGTTGACGCTCAAGGCCGGCGGCAACGTCCTGCTCCTCGACGAGCCCACCAACGACCTCGACGTCGAGACGCTCCGCTCGCTGGAGGACGCGCTGCTGGAGTTCCCCGGCTGCGCCGTCGTCATCTCGCACGACCGGTGGTTCCTCGACCGCGTCGCCACCCACATGCTCGCGTGGGAGGGGACGGAGGAGGAGCCGGCGCGGTGGTTCTGGTTCGAGGGGAACTTTGCCGACTACGAGCGGAACAAGGTCGAGCGCCTCGGCCCCGAGGCCGCCCGCCCGCACCGCGTGACGTACCGCAAGCTCGTCAGGGACTGA
- a CDS encoding OsmC family peroxiredoxin, which translates to MVMRAATAVWEGELFTGKGTVALDSSSAAGPLDVNWPARAENPNGVTSPEELIAAAHATCYAMSLANGLAKAGTPAERLEATAQVHIEKGDAGFSITRSELKVRGTGSFDEAAFRAAAETAKAGCPVSRALADSIEITLDAGLA; encoded by the coding sequence ATGGTGATGCGCGCGGCTACTGCCGTCTGGGAAGGCGAGCTGTTCACGGGCAAGGGGACGGTCGCCCTCGACTCGTCCTCCGCCGCTGGTCCGCTCGACGTGAACTGGCCGGCCCGCGCCGAGAACCCCAACGGCGTCACCTCGCCGGAGGAGCTCATCGCCGCCGCGCACGCCACGTGCTACGCGATGTCGCTCGCCAACGGCCTCGCCAAGGCCGGCACCCCCGCCGAGCGGCTCGAGGCGACCGCGCAGGTACACATCGAGAAGGGCGACGCCGGGTTCTCCATCACCCGCAGCGAGCTCAAGGTCCGGGGCACCGGCTCGTTCGACGAGGCCGCGTTCCGCGCGGCGGCGGAGACGGCGAAGGCCGGCTGCCCGGTCAGCCGCGCGCTCGCCGACAGCATCGAGATCACGCTGGACGCGGGCCTGGCGTAA